GCTCCATTGGTGAATTGGGGCCAGGTTATTCTAGCAGGTGTTGGTCTGTGCAGTGATGTCCAGGCTGAATATCCTCTCCCCCTCGCTCCAGTTTTCCTGCAGAACAAGGCCAAGCGGGAGAATTTCTGTCCCCGGAACCTGAAGCAGATGCACATGGTTATCGATAAAATCATGATGCACTCGCACCTGAAATACAAGGGTAAGCCTTCCCCGCTAGCTCCCCCTGCGCAGGGGTGCGGTGAACGGggccccggacacctgggttccaggaCGCAGAGCTAATggcccagctcctgctggggaaagtgctgggagatTTGGAATGACCAGGAATGGCTGGAGGCTTGGGTGTGATTCTCACCTCAAAAGTAACAGCACCCCGTAGTACTGTGCTGGGctttggggccagccctgactgctagccccccaccttgccccctgcagcacagcaccccctagtgccacactctgtctctgtctctcaggcACTCTCTCCATGCTGGAGTGTAACATCTTCCCTGGCCTGCCCTACGACTACCTGGACACGGAGGTGAATCTCTTCCTGCTGCCGTTCGCGGACAGTGACGCCGACGACACTTTCCCCAGAGCAGGTAGGGAGTTGGGATCCCGCCCCCGGAGTCGTCCTACTCTGCTGTCCCTCTGTGCTGCCCTAGGTGGCGCTGTGTGTATTTGTCCCCCTGGGCTGGGGAACAGGCATCTGCAGTCCTGGGGCGTGGCCTCTAGGACGGCACTGTCCTATGCCCCCTTGTGGTCCCTGAGTGCGGGCCCTAGGGCAgtgccctcctctgccccctgccGTCCTCGGGGCAGCCCTATTTTCATTCTCTCCCCCCTTGTGCTTGCAGCTCCTGGGGGTGgccccctcttctccctgctgCCCGGGTACAAGGGGCACC
The sequence above is a segment of the Chrysemys picta bellii isolate R12L10 unplaced genomic scaffold, ASM1138683v2 scaf4826, whole genome shotgun sequence genome. Coding sequences within it:
- the LOC135980593 gene encoding nonsense-mediated mRNA decay factor SMG9-like, with product MHMVIDKIMMHSHLKYKGTLSMLECNIFPGLPYDYLDTEVNLFLLPFADSDADDTFPRAAPGGGPLFSLLPGYKGHPSFQSLMAKLRSQIMSMARPQLSHTILTEKNWFHYAARIWDGVKKSSALSEYSRLLA